The Nitratidesulfovibrio sp. SRB-5 genome includes a window with the following:
- a CDS encoding HIRAN domain-containing protein, with protein MGLFDWLFGKRKDPAQPPADTATAAQEPSVQEGTAPAEVFNRPEIKWNDWNKRNDVHLGIPDLPVAGVTHVNNDGVGRQNILRHMRQWEAVDIIPEPDNPHDPNALRVMAGMGQIGYIPKGQAAMIADWMRHGWGAMAKLSALYGGEGKPYGAKIDMLLTQPPNTPAEQFKICGIRGRDRVEVAQSLEPGDRVDITSGDADGEYTVARDWEEFGKLSKADARVYAKHEGNGATCYAFVSDVEPNEDEDKPPHVTVAAVFCQP; from the coding sequence ATGGGTTTGTTCGACTGGCTTTTCGGCAAGAGGAAAGACCCTGCACAGCCGCCAGCAGACACGGCGACAGCAGCGCAAGAACCGAGCGTGCAGGAAGGGACTGCACCTGCCGAAGTTTTCAACCGTCCAGAAATAAAATGGAATGACTGGAACAAACGGAACGATGTGCACTTGGGCATTCCCGACCTGCCTGTTGCTGGCGTGACTCATGTCAACAACGATGGAGTGGGACGCCAGAACATCCTGCGCCACATGCGGCAATGGGAAGCAGTGGATATCATTCCTGAGCCGGACAACCCGCATGACCCCAACGCGCTGCGCGTCATGGCCGGTATGGGGCAGATCGGCTACATTCCCAAAGGGCAAGCTGCAATGATTGCCGACTGGATGCGCCATGGGTGGGGAGCGATGGCCAAGCTCTCTGCCCTGTATGGCGGGGAAGGGAAGCCATACGGGGCCAAGATAGATATGCTGCTGACGCAGCCCCCGAACACTCCCGCAGAACAATTCAAGATTTGCGGCATTCGGGGACGGGACCGCGTTGAAGTAGCGCAAAGCCTCGAACCCGGCGACAGGGTTGATATCACATCGGGCGATGCAGACGGAGAATATACTGTAGCCCGCGATTGGGAAGAATTCGGAAAGCTTTCCAAGGCTGATGCCCGCGTTTACGCGAAGCACGAGGGAAATGGGGCCACCTGCTATGCCTTTGTTTCCGACGTTGAGCCCAACGAGGACGAGGACAAGCCACCCCATGTCACCGTGGCAGCCGTCTTCTGCCAGCCTTGA
- a CDS encoding Bro-N domain-containing protein, which produces MSTSLVFQSHRFDVIDLNGQPWLRSNQIGLAMDYKNPDLSVAKLYRQHADEFTDSMTAMVTLPTPGGPQETRIFSLRGCHLLAMFARTPVAKAFRAWVLDVLETLGEAEARQPVAPRLATKADRRPLVDLVRMWVSMAPLGYGAAFRLVNAAMGVSSVEEMTPETVQRAIGWVQARIDAIQAAPVVLPAAAPALPAVPDDLRARLRAHTHACLDFMGETCSRARMLNTEGSLLAREVYSVLEPRFATSIPGYQVRERVHDSLTTFASRGVHAMEVGADNLYLTARLMEGLAAIR; this is translated from the coding sequence ATGTCTACTTCCCTCGTCTTCCAGTCCCACCGATTTGATGTCATCGACCTAAACGGTCAGCCGTGGTTAAGGTCAAACCAAATCGGTTTGGCCATGGACTACAAGAATCCAGACCTATCAGTGGCCAAGCTGTACCGCCAACACGCCGACGAGTTCACCGACTCCATGACGGCGATGGTCACCCTGCCCACGCCGGGCGGTCCGCAGGAGACCCGCATTTTCTCCCTGCGCGGTTGCCACCTCCTCGCCATGTTCGCCCGCACCCCGGTGGCCAAGGCGTTCCGCGCATGGGTTCTCGACGTGCTCGAAACCCTCGGCGAGGCCGAGGCCCGTCAGCCCGTCGCCCCACGCCTTGCCACCAAGGCCGACCGCCGTCCGCTCGTGGACCTTGTGCGCATGTGGGTCAGCATGGCCCCGCTCGGCTATGGCGCTGCGTTCCGGCTGGTCAACGCGGCCATGGGCGTTTCCTCGGTCGAGGAAATGACCCCGGAGACGGTCCAGCGCGCCATCGGGTGGGTGCAGGCCCGCATCGACGCCATACAGGCGGCACCCGTCGTGCTGCCTGCCGCAGCCCCGGCCCTGCCCGCCGTCCCCGACGATCTGCGTGCCCGGCTCAGGGCGCATACCCACGCCTGCCTCGACTTCATGGGCGAAACCTGCTCCAGGGCACGCATGCTGAACACCGAAGGAAGCCTGTTGGCCCGCGAGGTGTACAGCGTCCTTGAACCCCGGTTCGCCACCTCCATACCCGGCTATCAGGTCCGTGAGCGTGTCCACGATTCGCTCACAACCTTTGCCTCGCGTGGCGTCCACGCCATGGAGGTCGGAGCCGACAACCTCTACCTCACCGCCCGCCTCATGGAGGGGTTGGCGGCGATTCGGTAG
- a CDS encoding DUF3168 domain-containing protein: MSGVDFEQVMQAALAADAGVAGIVSRRIFPLSAPKGAPLPFITYQRVSGAPEAVLDGDAPCERISIQIDAWAKTYPEAKRLAKAVRGVMTGAEFAAELDEDRDLSDEEARVCRVSMDFIVWA; the protein is encoded by the coding sequence ATGAGCGGGGTTGATTTCGAGCAGGTGATGCAGGCCGCCCTTGCGGCGGATGCGGGCGTGGCCGGGATCGTGTCCCGGCGCATCTTCCCGCTGTCCGCGCCCAAGGGCGCGCCGCTGCCGTTCATCACCTACCAGCGGGTGAGCGGAGCCCCGGAGGCGGTTCTGGATGGGGACGCGCCGTGCGAGCGCATCAGCATCCAGATTGACGCCTGGGCCAAGACCTATCCCGAGGCAAAGCGGCTGGCGAAGGCGGTGCGCGGCGTGATGACCGGTGCCGAGTTTGCCGCCGAACTGGACGAGGATCGCGACCTCTCGGACGAGGAGGCGCGTGTTTGCCGTGTTTCCATGGACTTCATCGTGTGGGCGTAG
- a CDS encoding phage tail tube protein, which produces MAKKYTLSKGSVLKLGDGAEPEVFTTLPGLTKLSIDGISKDDIDVTDLESDGKEYAPGLADYGSFSAEGIWDDTNAQHLALLDLLGSGEVQNWQVVTSAGTKWGFSGYVKSLPLNWETNNVQRFSLTIKVSGKVTRLAA; this is translated from the coding sequence ATGGCCAAGAAGTACACGCTGTCGAAGGGCTCCGTGCTCAAGCTGGGGGACGGTGCCGAACCGGAGGTGTTCACCACCCTGCCCGGCCTGACCAAGCTCTCCATCGACGGCATCTCCAAAGACGACATCGACGTGACCGACCTTGAGTCGGACGGCAAGGAGTATGCGCCGGGTCTGGCCGATTACGGCTCGTTCAGCGCCGAGGGTATCTGGGACGACACCAACGCCCAACATCTGGCCCTGCTCGACCTGCTGGGTAGCGGCGAAGTGCAGAACTGGCAGGTGGTCACGTCGGCCGGAACCAAGTGGGGTTTCTCTGGCTACGTGAAGTCGCTGCCCCTTAACTGGGAAACCAACAACGTGCAGCGGTTCTCCCTGACCATCAAGGTTTCCGGCAAGGTGACGCGCCTTGCCGCCTAA
- a CDS encoding Abi family protein, whose product MLIEDRARAERKIAQVGYYRLSGFWHPCRAFEKGPDGKFIPSMPGSKVMKRSEEFLPGTTFNKVFCLYLFDKRLRLLMLDAIERIEIHLRSVIAHEMGYHSPTAYDDHTFINQKFLRNTAWNNWKSKHQDNIERCREDHIIWHKESGKAIPIWVAIEAWDFGIMSKYFSMLLARYQNRICQRIDPSLRPNILNNWLRELNTIRNRCAHHTRIWNQSTHSPLLTPADDYFKTLSLGDKALTRALGIIAITWFLVRKIGVNSQWITCVADNFKTMPRLPNCNLKVMGFENDEEFPLEKFQ is encoded by the coding sequence ATGCTCATTGAGGACCGTGCCCGCGCTGAGCGAAAGATCGCCCAAGTCGGTTATTATCGCTTGAGCGGTTTTTGGCATCCATGTCGCGCCTTCGAGAAAGGCCCTGACGGAAAATTCATTCCTTCAATGCCCGGCTCAAAGGTTATGAAGAGATCAGAAGAATTTTTGCCGGGGACTACCTTTAATAAGGTTTTCTGTCTTTATTTATTCGACAAACGGCTTCGCTTACTCATGCTTGATGCGATTGAACGCATAGAAATACACCTTCGATCTGTAATCGCCCACGAAATGGGGTATCATAGCCCTACTGCATATGATGATCACACTTTTATTAATCAAAAATTCCTACGCAATACGGCATGGAACAATTGGAAATCCAAGCATCAAGACAATATAGAAAGATGCAGAGAAGACCACATAATTTGGCATAAAGAATCTGGGAAAGCCATCCCAATATGGGTAGCTATAGAGGCTTGGGATTTTGGAATAATGTCTAAATATTTTTCAATGCTTCTAGCTCGGTATCAAAATAGAATATGCCAAAGAATAGACCCTTCGTTACGACCAAACATTCTCAATAACTGGCTAAGAGAACTGAACACCATAAGAAATAGATGCGCGCACCACACCAGAATATGGAATCAATCCACACACAGCCCGCTACTTACTCCTGCTGATGACTATTTCAAAACACTATCCCTAGGAGATAAAGCTCTTACAAGAGCACTAGGAATAATCGCTATAACCTGGTTTCTCGTTCGTAAAATAGGTGTAAATTCCCAATGGATAACTTGTGTTGCAGATAATTTCAAAACGATGCCACGCCTCCCAAATTGCAATTTAAAAGTGATGGGATTTGAAAACGACGAAGAGTTTCCTTTAGAAAAATTTCAGTAG